One Piscinibacter lacus genomic window, CGGCACCCCCATCGCGCTGTTGATCCGCAACACCGACCAGCGCAGCAAGGACTACGGCAACATCGTCCAGACCTTCCGTCCGGGCCATGCCGACTACAGCTACCACCACAAGTACGGCCTGCGCGACCCGCGCGGCGGCGGCCGCAGCTCGGCCCGCCTGACGGCCCCGGTCGTTGCCGCCGGCGCCGTGGCCCGCAAGTGGCTGGCCCAGCATCACGGCGTGAGCCTGCGCGGCGGCATGGCCGCCCTCGGCCCCATCGACATCGCCTTCGAGGGCTGGGAGCATGTGCCGAACAATCCCTTCTTCGCGCCCAACCGCAGCCAGATCGAGGCGCTCGAAGCCCATATGGATGCGCTGCGCAAGGCGGGCGACTCCTGCGGCGCCCGCATCGTCGTCGAGGCCCAGGGCGTGCCGCCCGGCTGGGGTGAGCCGATCTTTGACAAGCTCGATGCCGACATTGCCCACGCGATGATGGGCCTCAATGCCGTCAAGGGCGTCGAGATCGGTGCCGGCTTTGCCTGCGTCGCCCAGCCGGGCAGCGTGCATGGCGACGAGCTCACGCCCCAGGGCTTCCGCAGCAACCATGCCGGCGGCGTGCTGGGCGGCATCAGCAGCGGCCAGGACCTGCGCGTCTCGATCGCCATCAAGCCGACCAGCTCGATCCGCATCCCGCGCCAGTCCATCGACCTCGATGGTCAACCGGTCACGGTCGAGACCTTCGGCCGCCACGACCCCTGCGTCGGCATCCGCGCCACGCCCATCGCCGAAGCCCTGCTGGCCCTGGTGCTGATCGACCATGCCCTGCGCCACCGCGCGCAGTGCGGCGACGTGCGCGTCGCCACCCCGGCGATCCCGGCCTCGGCGGGCTGAGCGGCCTAAGCAGGGCCGGCCGCGCCGGCCCGGGGGGATGGGCCCGCGCCAGCGGGCCGCAGCCTGCGCCTAGCAGGTCTCGTTCAGCTTGCCGTCAGGGCTTGCCCGGCTGCGCGCTGCGGGGCGCGCACGAACACTGCGGCGGCCCCGACCCACCGAGCCCCCGAGGATGAACACCGAAAACGCCCTGCAGGACTGGCGCGAGCTCGCGCACCGCGTCGAGCGCGAAGTGGCCCAGGCCGTGATCGGCCAGCCCCAGACCCTGCGCCTGATCAATGTCGCGACCTTCGCCCGCGGCCATGTGCTGCTTGAAGGCGATGTCGGGGTGGGCAAGACGACGGTGCTGCGCGCCTTCTCGCGCGCCATCGGCGGCGATTTCGAGCGGGTCGAGGGCACGGTGGACCTGATGCCCGGGGACTTGATCTATCACACCTATGTCGATGCCGAGGGCCGCCCCCGCATCGACCCGGGCCCCCTGCTG contains:
- the aroC gene encoding chorismate synthase, producing the protein MSGSTLGHLFRVTTFGESHGPAIGCVIDGCPPGLPLSVEDIQPELDRRRPGTSRHVTQRQEADQVEILSGTYEGLSTGTPIALLIRNTDQRSKDYGNIVQTFRPGHADYSYHHKYGLRDPRGGGRSSARLTAPVVAAGAVARKWLAQHHGVSLRGGMAALGPIDIAFEGWEHVPNNPFFAPNRSQIEALEAHMDALRKAGDSCGARIVVEAQGVPPGWGEPIFDKLDADIAHAMMGLNAVKGVEIGAGFACVAQPGSVHGDELTPQGFRSNHAGGVLGGISSGQDLRVSIAIKPTSSIRIPRQSIDLDGQPVTVETFGRHDPCVGIRATPIAEALLALVLIDHALRHRAQCGDVRVATPAIPASAG